A region from the Hypericibacter adhaerens genome encodes:
- the topA gene encoding type I DNA topoisomerase — MNSIVVVESPAKAKTINKYLGKGYHVLASFGHVRDLPPKDGSVRPDEDFAMSWQVEGRGEQRLKEIASAVKGADRLILATDPDREGEAISWHLTEELKRRKALEGVEVERVVFNEVTKAAVLDAMRHPRKLDKELVEAYLARRALDYLVGFTLSPVLWRKLPGSRSAGRVQSVALRLICEREAEIEAFKPQEYWTVEGRFRTEAGQVFPARLIELDGKKLEKFDLPNEAAAQRAVAIVKGGEPFAVRSVERKTVRRNPFPPFTTSTLQQEASRKLGLGASRTMRIAQRLYEGVDLGGETVGLITYMRTDGVQLSQEAIAAARKLVQAEHGKEYVPDEPRQYKSTAKNAQEAHEAIRPSDISRKPGDVARYLEADEAKLYELIWKRTVASQMASAILDQVSVDIASKDGKAVLRATGSVVTFDGFLALYQEDRDDPADDDENGGRLPALKEREGVALNEVTPEQHFTQPPPRYSEASLVKRLEELGIGRPSTYASIIQVLQDRNYVKLEKKRFIPEDRGRVVTAFLENFFDRYVEYNFTADLENQLDDISGGRIDWKTVLRDFWRDFSAAVAGTKDLSISQVIDELDQELGPHFFPERADGSDPRLCPGCQSGRLSLKLGKFGAFIGCSNYPDCRYTRRLGVSNGEGDGSDVDMGPKLLGEDPATKLPVSLRKGPYGTYIQLGEAVPAAPKPKKKKKKAKGEKDETKPNGAAEAQAAPAAPEPPKPKRVSLPRGVAPNDVTLDQALALLSLPRLLGNHPEDQLPVVAGIGRFGPYIKHGDRFKSLGKDDDVLTIGMNRAVALLAEPSTGRGGRGGPPGKKLGEHPADSQPVTLHAGRYGHYVKHGKINATLPKGVEPESFTLEQAIPLLEARAQAKGVKRGGKAPKKKASAKPAPANDDAPEGEPKPAKVKAAASAKAKPPAKVKAKTKAKSKAKAKGKTESAAPETDGE; from the coding sequence ATGAACAGCATCGTCGTCGTGGAATCGCCTGCCAAGGCGAAGACCATCAATAAGTATCTTGGCAAGGGCTATCACGTGCTGGCCAGCTTCGGCCATGTGCGCGACCTGCCGCCGAAGGACGGCTCCGTGCGCCCGGACGAGGACTTCGCCATGAGCTGGCAGGTCGAAGGCCGCGGCGAGCAACGGCTCAAGGAGATCGCGAGCGCCGTCAAGGGTGCCGACCGGCTGATCCTGGCGACCGACCCCGACCGCGAGGGCGAGGCCATCTCCTGGCACCTGACGGAGGAGCTCAAGCGGCGCAAGGCGCTGGAAGGCGTCGAGGTCGAGCGCGTGGTCTTCAACGAGGTGACCAAGGCGGCCGTGCTCGACGCCATGCGCCATCCGCGCAAGCTCGATAAGGAGCTGGTCGAGGCCTATCTCGCGCGCCGCGCCCTCGACTATCTCGTGGGCTTCACCCTCTCGCCCGTGCTCTGGCGCAAGCTGCCCGGCAGCCGCTCGGCGGGGCGCGTACAGTCGGTGGCGCTGCGGCTGATCTGCGAGCGCGAGGCCGAGATCGAGGCCTTCAAGCCCCAGGAATACTGGACCGTCGAGGGCAGGTTCCGCACCGAGGCCGGGCAGGTCTTTCCGGCCCGCCTGATCGAGCTCGACGGCAAGAAACTCGAGAAGTTCGATCTGCCCAACGAGGCGGCCGCGCAGCGCGCGGTCGCCATCGTGAAAGGTGGCGAGCCCTTCGCCGTGCGCTCGGTCGAGCGCAAGACGGTGCGGCGCAACCCCTTCCCGCCTTTCACCACCTCGACCCTGCAGCAGGAAGCCTCGCGCAAGCTGGGCTTGGGCGCGAGCCGCACCATGCGCATCGCCCAGCGGCTCTACGAGGGCGTCGATCTCGGCGGCGAGACGGTCGGCCTCATCACCTATATGCGCACCGACGGCGTGCAGCTCTCGCAGGAGGCGATCGCGGCGGCGCGCAAGCTGGTCCAGGCCGAGCACGGCAAGGAATACGTGCCGGACGAACCGCGCCAGTACAAATCGACCGCCAAGAACGCGCAGGAGGCCCACGAGGCCATCCGCCCCAGCGACATCAGCCGCAAGCCCGGCGACGTGGCGCGCTACCTCGAGGCCGACGAGGCGAAGCTCTATGAGCTGATCTGGAAGCGCACGGTCGCGAGCCAGATGGCGAGCGCGATCCTCGACCAGGTGAGCGTCGATATCGCGTCGAAGGACGGCAAGGCCGTGCTGCGCGCGACCGGTTCGGTCGTCACCTTCGACGGCTTCCTCGCCCTCTATCAGGAGGACCGCGACGATCCGGCCGACGATGACGAGAATGGCGGCCGCCTGCCCGCGCTCAAGGAGCGCGAAGGCGTGGCCCTCAACGAGGTCACGCCCGAGCAGCATTTCACCCAGCCGCCGCCGCGCTATTCCGAGGCGAGCCTGGTGAAGCGGCTCGAGGAGCTCGGCATCGGCCGGCCCTCGACCTATGCCTCGATCATCCAGGTCCTGCAGGACCGCAATTATGTGAAGCTCGAGAAGAAGCGCTTCATCCCCGAGGATCGCGGCCGCGTGGTCACGGCCTTCCTCGAGAATTTCTTCGACCGCTATGTCGAATACAATTTCACCGCCGATCTCGAGAACCAGCTCGACGACATCTCGGGCGGCCGGATCGACTGGAAGACGGTGCTGCGCGATTTCTGGCGCGACTTCTCCGCGGCCGTCGCCGGCACCAAGGATCTCTCGATCAGCCAGGTGATCGACGAGCTCGACCAGGAGCTGGGGCCGCATTTCTTCCCCGAGCGCGCCGACGGCAGCGATCCGCGGCTCTGCCCCGGCTGCCAGTCGGGCAGGCTCTCGCTCAAGCTCGGCAAGTTCGGCGCCTTCATCGGCTGCTCGAACTATCCGGACTGCCGCTATACGCGCCGGCTCGGCGTCAGCAACGGCGAGGGCGACGGCTCCGATGTCGATATGGGCCCGAAGCTCCTGGGCGAGGATCCGGCGACCAAGCTGCCGGTCTCGCTGCGCAAGGGACCCTACGGCACCTATATCCAGCTGGGCGAAGCCGTACCCGCGGCACCCAAGCCGAAGAAGAAAAAGAAGAAAGCCAAGGGCGAGAAGGACGAGACCAAGCCCAACGGGGCGGCGGAAGCCCAAGCCGCGCCAGCAGCCCCCGAGCCGCCCAAGCCCAAGCGCGTCTCGCTGCCGCGCGGGGTCGCGCCCAACGATGTGACGCTCGACCAGGCCCTCGCGCTGCTGTCGCTGCCGCGCCTGCTGGGCAACCATCCGGAAGACCAGCTGCCCGTGGTCGCCGGCATCGGCCGCTTCGGGCCCTATATCAAGCATGGCGACCGCTTCAAGTCGCTGGGCAAGGACGACGACGTCCTGACCATCGGCATGAACCGCGCCGTGGCGCTGCTGGCCGAGCCCTCGACCGGCCGCGGCGGGCGCGGCGGCCCGCCCGGCAAGAAGCTCGGCGAGCATCCGGCCGACAGCCAGCCCGTGACGCTCCATGCCGGCCGCTACGGCCATTACGTGAAGCATGGCAAGATCAACGCGACCTTGCCCAAGGGCGTCGAGCCCGAAAGCTTCACCCTCGAGCAGGCGATCCCGCTGCTCGAGGCCCGCGCCCAGGCCAAGGGCGTGAAACGCGGCGGCAAGGCCCCGAAGAAGAAGGCGAGCGCGAAGCCGGCGCCCGCCAACGACGACGCGCCCGAGGGCGAGCCCAAGCCCGCCAAGGTCAAGGCCGCGGCCTCCGCGAAGGCGAAACCGCCCGCCAAGGTCAAAGCCAAGACGAAGGCCAAGAGCAAGGCGAAAGCCAAAGGCAAGACCGAGTCTGCGGCGCCGGAGACGGACGGGGAATAG
- a CDS encoding cupin domain-containing protein, with translation MAEAPKAQPTLQVDNDRVRVIQWRFAPGAETTWHRHEYDYVVVPLTTGKLKLWDGKEERFAELQAGGSYFRPLGVEHNVINANAYEFAFVEIEFKTKP, from the coding sequence ATGGCCGAAGCTCCCAAGGCGCAGCCGACCCTGCAGGTCGACAATGATCGCGTGCGGGTGATCCAGTGGCGCTTCGCGCCGGGCGCCGAGACCACCTGGCATCGCCACGAGTACGACTATGTCGTGGTGCCGCTTACCACGGGCAAGCTCAAGCTGTGGGACGGCAAGGAGGAGCGCTTCGCGGAGCTCCAGGCGGGCGGCTCCTATTTCCGCCCGCTCGGCGTCGAGCATAACGTGATCAACGCCAACGCCTACGAGTTCGCCTTCGTCGAAATCGAGTTCAAGACCAAACCCTGA
- the rnr gene encoding ribonuclease R has protein sequence MARGKAPALPTREQVLEFIRNSPTPVGKREIARAFQIKGADKIPLKAMLKELAESGEIDRGRKRRMAAPGTLPEVAVLAIEGPDPDGDLLARPVSWTSEEAPPRIEVAPERRGAPALAAGDRILARLSRTGADSYSARIIRQLVGQPSRIIGIFEKHPEGGGRLRPTDRRVKAEYRIMPPHTNGAEPGELVALEVLHTHRTGRLQGRVAERLGRFGEPRTISLIAIAEQEIPTRFTEEALSEARHAGPVTLGQRTDFRDLPLVTIDGEDARDFDDAVWATEDDDPKNPGGWQVVVAIADVAHYVRPGSALDRAARERGNSVYFPDRVVPMLPEELSNGWCSLKPAEDRGCLAVRMVFSAQGEKLSHRFYRGLMRSAARLTYTRVQAAIDGRPDELTAPLLDPVIRPLYGAFKALLSERERRGTLELDIPERRVVLDEQGRILKIAPRERLDSHKLIEEFMIAANVAAAETLELRNRPVMYRVHDQPDAAKVDALRESLGGLGLKLAKGQVLRPKMFTDLLVKVQGSTYAAMVHDLVLRTQAQAQYSPHNLGHFGLALSRYAHFTSPIRRYADLLVHRALIDAHHFGEDGLPKDAEANFESLGQHISSTERRAAAAERDAMDRYAAAFLADREGQLFKGRINGVTRFGLFVTLEDSGASGLVPMGSLPDDWYDHDERAHALIGRRWGREYRLGEPVHLRLVEADPATGGLLLHIIEGEEAAAEPAPPPRGEGRRAGGFAPPSRKPGVARHKAAKRSAGKGPRHKGGKGPKRGKKKR, from the coding sequence ATGGCCCGCGGCAAGGCGCCGGCGCTGCCGACGCGCGAGCAGGTTCTCGAGTTCATCCGCAACAGCCCGACCCCGGTCGGCAAGCGCGAGATCGCGCGCGCCTTCCAGATCAAGGGCGCCGACAAGATCCCGCTGAAGGCGATGCTGAAGGAGCTCGCCGAGAGCGGCGAGATCGACCGCGGCCGCAAGCGGCGCATGGCGGCCCCCGGCACGCTGCCCGAGGTCGCGGTGCTGGCGATCGAGGGACCCGACCCCGACGGCGACCTGCTGGCGCGGCCGGTGAGCTGGACCAGTGAGGAGGCGCCGCCGCGCATCGAGGTGGCGCCGGAGCGCCGCGGCGCGCCGGCGCTGGCGGCCGGCGACCGCATCCTGGCCCGGCTCTCGCGCACGGGCGCCGACAGCTACAGCGCGCGCATCATCCGCCAGCTCGTCGGCCAGCCCTCGCGCATCATCGGCATCTTCGAGAAGCATCCCGAAGGCGGCGGCCGGCTCCGGCCGACCGACCGGCGCGTCAAGGCCGAATACCGCATCATGCCGCCCCACACCAACGGGGCCGAGCCCGGCGAGCTGGTGGCGCTCGAGGTGCTGCATACCCACCGCACCGGCAGGCTCCAGGGCCGCGTGGCGGAACGGCTCGGGCGCTTCGGCGAGCCGCGCACCATCAGCCTCATCGCCATCGCCGAGCAGGAGATCCCGACCCGCTTCACCGAGGAAGCGCTGTCCGAGGCGCGTCACGCCGGCCCCGTCACGCTGGGCCAGCGCACCGATTTCCGCGACCTGCCGCTCGTCACCATCGACGGCGAGGATGCGCGCGATTTCGACGACGCGGTCTGGGCGACGGAGGATGACGATCCGAAGAATCCGGGCGGCTGGCAGGTGGTGGTCGCCATCGCCGACGTGGCGCACTATGTCCGGCCCGGCTCGGCCCTCGACCGCGCGGCGCGCGAGCGGGGCAACTCGGTCTATTTCCCCGACCGCGTCGTGCCGATGCTGCCCGAGGAGCTCTCCAACGGCTGGTGCTCGCTCAAGCCCGCCGAGGATCGCGGCTGCCTCGCGGTGCGCATGGTCTTCAGCGCGCAGGGCGAGAAGCTCTCGCACCGCTTCTATCGCGGGCTGATGCGCTCGGCGGCACGGCTGACCTATACCCGCGTCCAGGCCGCGATCGACGGCAGGCCCGACGAGCTGACGGCCCCCCTGCTCGATCCCGTGATCAGGCCGCTCTATGGCGCGTTCAAGGCGCTGCTCTCGGAACGCGAGCGGCGCGGCACGCTCGAGCTCGACATTCCCGAGCGCCGCGTGGTGCTGGACGAGCAGGGCCGCATCCTCAAGATCGCACCGCGCGAGCGTCTGGACAGTCATAAACTGATCGAAGAATTCATGATCGCGGCCAATGTCGCCGCGGCCGAGACGCTCGAGCTGCGCAATCGACCGGTGATGTATCGCGTTCATGACCAGCCCGACGCCGCCAAGGTCGATGCGCTGCGCGAAAGCCTCGGCGGCCTCGGCCTCAAGCTCGCCAAGGGGCAGGTGCTGCGGCCGAAGATGTTCACCGACCTGCTGGTGAAGGTGCAGGGCTCGACCTATGCAGCCATGGTGCATGACCTGGTGCTGCGCACCCAGGCCCAGGCACAATACAGCCCGCATAATCTCGGCCATTTCGGCCTGGCGCTCTCGCGCTACGCCCATTTCACCTCGCCGATCCGCCGCTATGCCGACCTCCTGGTGCATCGCGCGCTGATCGACGCGCATCATTTCGGCGAGGACGGCCTGCCCAAGGATGCCGAGGCGAATTTCGAGAGCCTCGGCCAGCATATCTCCTCGACCGAGCGGCGGGCCGCCGCCGCCGAGCGCGACGCGATGGACCGCTACGCGGCGGCCTTCCTCGCCGACCGCGAGGGCCAGCTCTTCAAGGGCCGCATCAACGGCGTCACCCGCTTCGGCCTGTTCGTCACGCTCGAGGACAGCGGCGCCAGCGGCCTGGTGCCGATGGGCAGCCTGCCCGACGACTGGTACGACCATGACGAGCGGGCCCATGCGCTGATCGGCAGGCGCTGGGGCCGCGAATACCGGCTGGGCGAGCCGGTCCATCTGCGCCTCGTCGAGGCCGACCCCGCGACCGGCGGCCTGTTGCTCCATATCATCGAGGGCGAGGAGGCCGCCGCGGAGCCGGCGCCGCCGCCGCGCGGCGAGGGCCGGAGGGCCGGCGGCTTCGCTCCGCCCTCCCGCAAGCCCGGCGTCGCCAGGCACAAGGCGGCGAAGCGCAGCGCCGGCAAAGGCCCTCGTCACAAAGGGGGCAAAGGGCCGAAGCGCGGGAAGAAGAAGCGGTAG
- a CDS encoding dicarboxylate/amino acid:cation symporter, protein MTAIPQDAPPTHRPWYSILYVQVLIAIAVGATLGWAFPAVGTAMKPLGDAFIALIRMMIAPVIFCTVVHGIGSMSDMKKVGRIGIKTLVYFELVSTLALAIGLVVANLVKPGSGFNIDPATLDPKLVSSYVTRAHEDSVVGHLLAIIPNSFFDAFAKGDLLQVLLVAILTGFAIPRLGALGERIAAVIDGAGKLFFRIIGMIVRVAPIGAFGAMAFTVGAYGVGALWNLVELILTFYATSILFVLLVLGTIAHFAGFSILRFIAYIKDELLIVLGTSSSETVLPHMIQKMERLGASKAVVGLVIPTGYSFNLDGTNIYMTLATLFLAQATNTPLTLGQELGILAIAMLTSKGASGVTGAGFVTLAATLAIVPDIPIQALAILVGIDKFMSECRALTNLVGNCVATVVISRLEHELDEDELHQAMAHPVATGEALEREAV, encoded by the coding sequence ATGACCGCGATTCCCCAGGACGCGCCCCCCACGCACCGCCCGTGGTACTCGATCCTCTACGTCCAGGTGCTCATCGCCATCGCGGTGGGTGCGACGCTCGGCTGGGCCTTCCCCGCGGTGGGCACGGCGATGAAGCCCTTGGGCGACGCCTTCATCGCCCTCATCCGCATGATGATCGCGCCGGTGATCTTCTGCACCGTGGTGCATGGCATCGGCTCGATGAGCGACATGAAGAAGGTCGGCCGGATCGGGATCAAGACCCTGGTCTATTTCGAGCTGGTCTCGACCCTGGCGCTCGCGATCGGGCTCGTGGTCGCCAACCTGGTCAAGCCCGGCAGCGGCTTCAACATCGATCCGGCGACGCTGGACCCGAAGCTCGTCTCCAGCTACGTCACCCGCGCGCATGAGGACAGCGTCGTCGGCCATCTCCTCGCCATCATCCCCAACAGCTTCTTCGACGCCTTCGCCAAGGGCGACCTGCTCCAGGTCCTGCTGGTCGCGATCCTCACCGGTTTCGCGATCCCGCGCCTGGGGGCGCTGGGCGAGCGCATCGCGGCCGTCATCGACGGCGCGGGCAAGCTGTTCTTCCGCATCATCGGCATGATCGTGCGGGTGGCGCCGATCGGCGCCTTCGGCGCCATGGCCTTCACGGTGGGCGCCTATGGCGTGGGGGCGCTCTGGAACCTGGTCGAGCTGATCCTGACCTTCTACGCGACCAGCATCCTGTTCGTGCTGCTGGTGCTGGGCACGATCGCGCATTTCGCCGGCTTCTCGATCCTGCGCTTCATCGCCTATATCAAGGACGAGCTCCTGATCGTGCTCGGCACCAGCTCCTCGGAGACGGTGCTGCCGCACATGATCCAGAAGATGGAGCGGCTCGGCGCGTCCAAGGCCGTGGTCGGCCTCGTGATCCCGACCGGCTACAGCTTCAATCTCGACGGCACCAACATCTACATGACGCTGGCGACGCTGTTCCTGGCCCAGGCCACCAACACGCCGCTGACACTGGGCCAGGAGCTCGGCATCCTCGCCATCGCCATGCTGACCTCGAAGGGCGCCTCGGGCGTCACGGGCGCCGGTTTCGTCACGCTCGCGGCCACGCTCGCCATCGTCCCCGACATCCCGATCCAGGCGCTGGCGATCCTGGTCGGCATCGACAAGTTCATGAGCGAATGCCGCGCCCTCACCAACCTGGTCGGCAACTGCGTCGCCACCGTGGTGATCAGCCGGCTGGAGCATGAGCTCGACGAGGACGAGCTGCACCAAGCCATGGCGCATCCCGTCGCCACCGGCGAGGCGCTGGAGCGGGAAGCGGTCTGA
- a CDS encoding S41 family peptidase: protein MGGKVIDPAPRLLPLAALLVVLTLTGCGSAGEAGESAADRDETRDMFVTGLNDIDSVYIDRMNLGDVAVEGLKRLDAFDPGVTLRRNSTEVELDIDGRPPVRFDAPSAYDATDWGELAARYVETAKLASPKLALTPPEQIYETVFDGMVSKLDGFSRYSSAADADENRASREGFGGIGVRVAVADGKVRIISVMNYTPAQRAGLQPDDIILAIDGQDVAGMDQRQVVDKLRGPVDSRVELKLLRAAATQPSTLLLSRAHVVPETVVYHPEGSVAYFHIYGFNSDTSESLEREIAHAKSEIGAGAITGYVLDLRSNPGGLLDEAVAVADIFMEKGRIVSTHGRHPDSHQYFEATAGDLADGKPIVVLVNGNSASASEIVAAALQDSGRAVVVGSNSYGKGTVQTVLRLPNSGELTLTWARFHAPSGYTLNKLGVLPSICTSGHSPAELMAELEHNQLRAVPVAERNALKPNDTGEMDKLRKTCPQVKSEPAGDVEMALDLIRKPMLYNRAVALGESPSPADATEAAAVSQSQQP from the coding sequence ATGGGTGGCAAAGTGATCGATCCCGCGCCGCGGCTTCTGCCGCTGGCCGCGCTGTTGGTTGTGCTGACCCTGACCGGCTGCGGCAGCGCGGGCGAGGCGGGCGAGAGCGCCGCCGACCGCGACGAGACGCGCGACATGTTCGTGACCGGCCTCAACGACATCGATTCCGTCTATATCGACCGGATGAATCTGGGCGATGTCGCGGTCGAGGGGCTGAAGCGCCTCGACGCCTTCGATCCCGGCGTCACGCTCCGGCGCAACAGCACCGAGGTCGAGCTCGATATCGACGGCCGCCCGCCGGTGCGGTTCGATGCGCCCTCGGCCTATGACGCGACCGACTGGGGCGAGCTCGCGGCGCGCTATGTCGAGACCGCGAAGCTCGCCTCGCCCAAGCTGGCCCTGACCCCGCCCGAGCAGATCTACGAGACCGTGTTCGACGGCATGGTCTCGAAGCTCGACGGCTTCTCGCGCTATTCGAGCGCCGCGGATGCCGACGAGAACCGCGCCTCGCGCGAAGGCTTCGGCGGCATCGGCGTGCGCGTCGCCGTCGCCGACGGCAAGGTGCGCATCATCTCGGTGATGAACTACACCCCGGCGCAGCGTGCGGGGCTCCAGCCCGACGACATCATCCTCGCCATCGACGGCCAGGACGTGGCGGGCATGGACCAGCGCCAGGTGGTGGACAAGCTGCGCGGGCCGGTCGACAGCCGGGTCGAGCTCAAGCTCCTGCGCGCCGCCGCGACCCAGCCGAGCACGCTGCTGCTGTCGCGCGCCCATGTGGTGCCGGAGACGGTGGTCTATCATCCCGAGGGCAGCGTCGCCTATTTCCACATCTACGGCTTCAACTCGGATACCTCCGAGAGCCTGGAGCGCGAGATCGCCCATGCCAAGTCGGAGATCGGCGCCGGCGCCATCACCGGCTATGTGCTCGACCTGCGCAGCAACCCGGGCGGCCTGCTCGACGAGGCGGTCGCCGTCGCCGACATCTTCATGGAGAAGGGCCGCATCGTCTCGACCCATGGCCGCCATCCCGACAGCCACCAGTATTTCGAGGCGACCGCCGGCGACCTGGCCGACGGCAAGCCGATCGTGGTGCTGGTGAACGGCAACTCGGCCTCGGCCTCGGAGATCGTGGCGGCGGCGCTGCAGGACAGCGGGCGCGCCGTGGTGGTCGGCAGCAACTCCTACGGCAAGGGCACGGTTCAGACGGTGCTGCGGCTGCCCAACAGCGGCGAGCTGACCCTCACCTGGGCGCGGTTCCACGCGCCTTCGGGCTACACCCTCAACAAGCTGGGCGTGCTGCCCTCGATCTGCACCAGCGGCCACAGCCCCGCGGAGCTGATGGCCGAACTCGAGCATAACCAGCTTCGGGCCGTGCCCGTGGCCGAGCGCAATGCGCTGAAGCCGAACGACACGGGCGAGATGGACAAGCTGCGCAAGACCTGCCCGCAGGTGAAGTCGGAGCCGGCGGGCGATGTCGAGATGGCGCTGGACCTGATCCGCAAGCCGATGCTCTATAACCGCGCGGTGGCGCTCGGCGAATCGCCCTCGCCCGCCGATGCGACCGAGGCGGCGGCCGTGAGCCAGAGCCAGCAGCCCTGA
- a CDS encoding NUDIX hydrolase encodes MEKRTDDALQKPASETAENPAPATVPLVRPVDAAGLVLLRQGARGGPEVLMGRRHGKAKFLPDIYVFPGGRVDPQDRLPSGFAEHLAPGVETALRRAAPRKRPASYLRAALRETFEETGLLLGAPGPKPAHEPAAEIWRQFAARGLAPRFEGFDYICRAITPRGSHRRYNTRFFLGDGATAEGSIAGDGELEDLAWRPVEAMAGLNLVDVTEYVLAEALRRWRRGHRPGLESPTLFRYIKDIAKPRQAGTAGAG; translated from the coding sequence TTGGAAAAGCGGACGGACGACGCGTTGCAGAAACCAGCCAGCGAAACGGCCGAGAACCCGGCCCCTGCGACAGTGCCCCTGGTGCGGCCGGTCGATGCGGCGGGCCTCGTGCTGCTGCGCCAAGGTGCCCGAGGCGGCCCCGAGGTGCTGATGGGCCGCCGGCACGGCAAGGCCAAGTTCCTGCCCGACATCTATGTTTTTCCCGGCGGCCGGGTCGATCCGCAAGACCGGCTGCCGTCGGGCTTCGCCGAGCATCTGGCGCCGGGCGTCGAGACGGCACTGCGGCGTGCGGCGCCGCGCAAGCGCCCCGCGTCCTACCTGCGCGCCGCCCTCCGCGAGACCTTCGAGGAGACGGGGCTGCTGCTGGGGGCGCCCGGCCCCAAGCCCGCGCATGAGCCCGCCGCCGAGATCTGGCGCCAGTTCGCGGCCCGCGGCCTGGCGCCGCGCTTCGAGGGATTCGACTATATCTGCCGGGCGATCACGCCCCGGGGCTCGCACCGGCGCTACAACACCCGCTTCTTCCTGGGCGACGGGGCCACGGCGGAAGGCTCGATCGCCGGCGACGGGGAACTCGAGGACCTGGCCTGGCGGCCGGTCGAGGCCATGGCCGGCCTGAACCTGGTCGACGTGACCGAATATGTGCTGGCGGAGGCCCTGCGGCGCTGGCGGCGGGGCCACCGGCCGGGCCTGGAATCCCCCACTTTATTCCGTTATATCAAAGATATAGCGAAACCCCGCCAGGCCGGCACCGCAGGCGCTGGCTAG
- the rpmG gene encoding 50S ribosomal protein L33 produces MAKSATILVKLVSTADTGFYYVTKKNPRTKTDKLEFKKYDPVARKHVAFKEHKIK; encoded by the coding sequence ATGGCCAAGAGCGCCACCATCCTCGTCAAGCTGGTCAGCACGGCCGACACCGGCTTCTACTACGTGACCAAGAAGAACCCGCGCACCAAGACCGACAAGCTCGAGTTCAAGAAATACGATCCCGTGGCGCGCAAGCATGTCGCGTTCAAGGAACATAAGATCAAGTAA
- a CDS encoding type II toxin-antitoxin system RelE/ParE family toxin: MDELIQAELSLKLCQNRHILLARNMKKEAARETRPKPVRWVGSSKVDASAFPAPVRVKIGGALWEAQIGSKAPYAKPLKGFGGANVIEIVEDFDGDTYRAVYTVRFTDVVYVLHAFQKKAKRGIATPKADLDLIEKRLRRAREDYEQWSRDGKPVSR, encoded by the coding sequence GTGGACGAACTCATTCAAGCCGAGCTCAGCTTGAAATTATGCCAAAACAGGCATATACTGCTGGCTAGAAACATGAAAAAAGAAGCCGCCCGCGAAACTCGACCGAAACCGGTGCGCTGGGTCGGCAGCAGCAAGGTTGATGCCAGCGCCTTTCCCGCACCCGTCCGAGTGAAAATTGGCGGTGCATTGTGGGAAGCGCAGATCGGCAGCAAGGCTCCCTACGCGAAGCCGCTCAAAGGTTTCGGCGGTGCCAACGTCATCGAGATCGTGGAAGACTTTGACGGCGATACCTACCGCGCTGTTTACACCGTCCGATTTACAGATGTCGTCTACGTGCTGCATGCCTTTCAGAAGAAGGCCAAACGAGGAATTGCAACACCCAAGGCCGACCTTGACCTGATCGAGAAGAGATTGAGGCGGGCCAGAGAGGATTATGAGCAATGGTCAAGAGACGGAAAACCGGTATCCCGGTAA
- a CDS encoding helix-turn-helix domain-containing protein has product MVKRRKTGIPVTASSGNVFADLGLAEPEEELTKAQLAGHIRRIVKQRQLTQTAAAALMDIDQPKVSALLNGRLENFSSQRLMRLLTALGQDVEITVKAASRNRAQGRIKVVGEIRA; this is encoded by the coding sequence ATGGTCAAGAGACGGAAAACCGGTATCCCGGTAACGGCAAGTAGCGGCAATGTCTTTGCCGATCTGGGGCTTGCCGAACCGGAAGAGGAACTCACAAAAGCGCAGCTTGCGGGCCACATCAGACGGATCGTGAAGCAGCGCCAACTGACCCAGACCGCCGCGGCAGCGCTCATGGACATCGATCAGCCGAAGGTCTCGGCTCTGCTCAATGGTCGTCTTGAGAACTTCTCCAGCCAGCGGCTCATGCGCCTGCTGACGGCACTCGGGCAGGATGTGGAGATTACCGTGAAGGCCGCGTCACGAAACCGGGCCCAAGGGCGGATCAAGGTTGTCGGGGAGATTCGCGCCTGA